A portion of the Maylandia zebra isolate NMK-2024a linkage group LG9, Mzebra_GT3a, whole genome shotgun sequence genome contains these proteins:
- the cd226 gene encoding CD226 antigen isoform X2 has translation MEAVQKDCWYFVVLIFLPFLKVAVQQRVPATVRLEEGMVLHCLCPWDGNLSMVSWTKRSEKNPVAVFHPDFGVVLSHRFDGRVEFLKNGPMDGSISIKNVTHQDIGLYECSVQTFPRGPWTRHIQVEDLDEPPEEDPTEPTPTQEAVSNEKLLVEQNSNLTIRCNYQHNGTVNQVILERMLHGQSWTIVGVCKKVEEGLVAEDYSDRGRVSCEDSLDMSLHLTDVTQEDNGFYRCTFNTDAGQQTTTVQLTTVASGWFSLSLYMMYIYIGVGAAGLCLLIAIIIAVMRHRKRNKRKEYRVKLHPSQRQKWRQWQRQ, from the exons ATGGAAGCTGTACAAAAGGACTGCTGGTACTTCGTGGTACTtatctttctcccttttcttaaag TTGCTGTCCAGCAGAGAGTGCCTGCTACAGTTAGGCTGGAGGAGGGGATGGTTCTGCATTGCTTGTGCCCCTGGGATGGCAACCTCAGCATGGTGTCTTGGACAAAAAGGTCAGAAAAAAATCCAGTGGCtgttttccaccctgattttgGAGTGGTTTTATCACATCGTTTCGATGGGAGAGTGGAGTTCCTGAAGAACGGTCCCATGGATGGCAGTATTTCCATAAAGAACGTTACCCATCAGGATATCGGGCTTTACGAGTGCTCTGTTCAGACCTTCCCTCGGGGACCCTGGACCCGGCACATTCAGGTGGAGGATTTAG ATGAGCCACCAGAGGAAGACCCCACAGAGCCCACTCCCACACAGGAGGCCGTTTCAAACGAAAAGCTGCTAGTAGAGCAGAACAGCAACCTGACCATCAGATGTAACTATCAGCATAATGGCACCGTTAACCAGGTCATATTGGAGAGGATGCTGCACGGCCAGTCGTGGACCATTGTTGGAGTGTGCAAGAAGGTGGAGGAAGGCCTGGTGGCGGAGGACTACAGCGACAGGGGCCGGGTCAGCTGTGAGGACAGCCTGGATATGAGTCTGCACTTGACTGACGTGACACAGGAAGACAACGGTTTCTACCGCTGTACTTTTAACACCGATGCAGGACAGCAAACTACCACCGTGCAGCTCACCACTGTGGCTTCAG GTTGGTTCAGCCTGTCGTTATACATGATGTACATTTACATCGGGGTTGGAGCTGCTGGACTCTGTCTACTTATTGCCATCATCATAGCAGTAATGAGGCACAG aaagaggaacaagagaAAGGAGTACAGAGTGAAACTGCATCCATCCCAGAGACAG AAGTGGAGGCAGTGGCAGAGGCAGTAA
- the cd226 gene encoding CD226 antigen isoform X3, producing MEAVQKDCWYFVVLIFLPFLKVAVQQRVPATVRLEEGMVLHCLCPWDGNLSMVSWTKRSEKNPVAVFHPDFGVVLSHRFDGRVEFLKNGPMDGSISIKNVTHQDIGLYECSVQTFPRGPWTRHIQVEDLDEPPEEDPTEPTPTQEAVSNEKLLVEQNSNLTIRCNYQHNGTVNQVILERMLHGQSWTIVGVCKKVEEGLVAEDYSDRGRVSCEDSLDMSLHLTDVTQEDNGFYRCTFNTDAGQQTTTVQLTTVASGWFSLSLYMMYIYIGVGAAGLCLLIAIIIAVMRHRKRNKRKEYRVKLHPSQRQWRQWQRQ from the exons ATGGAAGCTGTACAAAAGGACTGCTGGTACTTCGTGGTACTtatctttctcccttttcttaaag TTGCTGTCCAGCAGAGAGTGCCTGCTACAGTTAGGCTGGAGGAGGGGATGGTTCTGCATTGCTTGTGCCCCTGGGATGGCAACCTCAGCATGGTGTCTTGGACAAAAAGGTCAGAAAAAAATCCAGTGGCtgttttccaccctgattttgGAGTGGTTTTATCACATCGTTTCGATGGGAGAGTGGAGTTCCTGAAGAACGGTCCCATGGATGGCAGTATTTCCATAAAGAACGTTACCCATCAGGATATCGGGCTTTACGAGTGCTCTGTTCAGACCTTCCCTCGGGGACCCTGGACCCGGCACATTCAGGTGGAGGATTTAG ATGAGCCACCAGAGGAAGACCCCACAGAGCCCACTCCCACACAGGAGGCCGTTTCAAACGAAAAGCTGCTAGTAGAGCAGAACAGCAACCTGACCATCAGATGTAACTATCAGCATAATGGCACCGTTAACCAGGTCATATTGGAGAGGATGCTGCACGGCCAGTCGTGGACCATTGTTGGAGTGTGCAAGAAGGTGGAGGAAGGCCTGGTGGCGGAGGACTACAGCGACAGGGGCCGGGTCAGCTGTGAGGACAGCCTGGATATGAGTCTGCACTTGACTGACGTGACACAGGAAGACAACGGTTTCTACCGCTGTACTTTTAACACCGATGCAGGACAGCAAACTACCACCGTGCAGCTCACCACTGTGGCTTCAG GTTGGTTCAGCCTGTCGTTATACATGATGTACATTTACATCGGGGTTGGAGCTGCTGGACTCTGTCTACTTATTGCCATCATCATAGCAGTAATGAGGCACAG aaagaggaacaagagaAAGGAGTACAGAGTGAAACTGCATCCATCCCAGAGACAG TGGAGGCAGTGGCAGAGGCAGTAA
- the cd226 gene encoding CD226 antigen isoform X1 translates to MEAVQKDCWYFVVLIFLPFLKVAVQQRVPATVRLEEGMVLHCLCPWDGNLSMVSWTKRSEKNPVAVFHPDFGVVLSHRFDGRVEFLKNGPMDGSISIKNVTHQDIGLYECSVQTFPRGPWTRHIQVEDLDEPPEEDPTEPTPTQEAVSNEKLLVEQNSNLTIRCNYQHNGTVNQVILERMLHGQSWTIVGVCKKVEEGLVAEDYSDRGRVSCEDSLDMSLHLTDVTQEDNGFYRCTFNTDAGQQTTTVQLTTVASGWFSLSLYMMYIYIGVGAAGLCLLIAIIIAVMRHRKRNKRKEYRVKLHPSQRQPNFYENIPMCPRIKKSRQIRNCPVYANVQTVRSMKTTSHQRQCNK, encoded by the exons ATGGAAGCTGTACAAAAGGACTGCTGGTACTTCGTGGTACTtatctttctcccttttcttaaag TTGCTGTCCAGCAGAGAGTGCCTGCTACAGTTAGGCTGGAGGAGGGGATGGTTCTGCATTGCTTGTGCCCCTGGGATGGCAACCTCAGCATGGTGTCTTGGACAAAAAGGTCAGAAAAAAATCCAGTGGCtgttttccaccctgattttgGAGTGGTTTTATCACATCGTTTCGATGGGAGAGTGGAGTTCCTGAAGAACGGTCCCATGGATGGCAGTATTTCCATAAAGAACGTTACCCATCAGGATATCGGGCTTTACGAGTGCTCTGTTCAGACCTTCCCTCGGGGACCCTGGACCCGGCACATTCAGGTGGAGGATTTAG ATGAGCCACCAGAGGAAGACCCCACAGAGCCCACTCCCACACAGGAGGCCGTTTCAAACGAAAAGCTGCTAGTAGAGCAGAACAGCAACCTGACCATCAGATGTAACTATCAGCATAATGGCACCGTTAACCAGGTCATATTGGAGAGGATGCTGCACGGCCAGTCGTGGACCATTGTTGGAGTGTGCAAGAAGGTGGAGGAAGGCCTGGTGGCGGAGGACTACAGCGACAGGGGCCGGGTCAGCTGTGAGGACAGCCTGGATATGAGTCTGCACTTGACTGACGTGACACAGGAAGACAACGGTTTCTACCGCTGTACTTTTAACACCGATGCAGGACAGCAAACTACCACCGTGCAGCTCACCACTGTGGCTTCAG GTTGGTTCAGCCTGTCGTTATACATGATGTACATTTACATCGGGGTTGGAGCTGCTGGACTCTGTCTACTTATTGCCATCATCATAGCAGTAATGAGGCACAG aaagaggaacaagagaAAGGAGTACAGAGTGAAACTGCATCCATCCCAGAGACAG CCAAACTTCTATGAGAACATCCCCATGTGTCCCAGgataaagaagtccagacagaTCAGAAACTGTCCCGTTTATGCCAACGTACAGACCGTCCGATCCATGAAAACCACATCGCACCAACGACAgtgtaataaataa